The following coding sequences are from one Myxococcus stipitatus window:
- a CDS encoding DUF1634 domain-containing protein: MNDAPKPESVSATSSDDAQGALVAELLISDLLRYGVLASLSLVTLGTLVTFFRHPDYLVSSEALERLTAPHPVPHGLTDVVAGALAARGQSFVMAGLLVMMAVPVARVGLSLLIFRQQRDRLYVVITAVVLALLGVSFLLGAAEG; encoded by the coding sequence ATGAACGACGCGCCGAAGCCGGAGTCCGTCTCCGCGACGTCGAGCGACGATGCGCAGGGGGCGCTGGTGGCGGAGTTGCTCATCAGCGACCTCTTGCGCTACGGCGTGCTCGCGAGCCTGTCGCTGGTGACGCTGGGCACGCTGGTGACGTTCTTCCGCCACCCGGACTACCTGGTGTCGTCGGAGGCGCTCGAGCGGCTCACCGCGCCGCACCCGGTGCCGCACGGGCTGACGGACGTGGTGGCCGGGGCGCTGGCCGCGCGAGGCCAGTCCTTCGTCATGGCGGGGCTCCTGGTGATGATGGCGGTGCCGGTGGCGCGCGTGGGGCTGTCGCTGCTCATCTTCCGCCAGCAGCGCGACCGGCTCTACGTCGTCATCACCGCCGTGGTGCTGGCGCTGCTGGGCGTGTCGTTCCTGCTGGGCGCGGCCGAGGGCTGA